Proteins encoded within one genomic window of Candidatus Methylomirabilota bacterium:
- a CDS encoding universal stress protein — protein sequence MAIKRILHASDFSSASRPAFRLAQELARVFRSELILCHAYQVVVPMMAELPPQILQDMWTAQRRGATRRLDALARTVRSARIRVSTLLLEGPPATAIVRAAKQKRAGLLVLGTHGRTGVTRMLLGSVAERVVRTARCPVLTVGTGGR from the coding sequence ATGGCCATCAAGCGCATCCTGCACGCGTCGGATTTCTCATCGGCTTCACGTCCTGCCTTCAGACTCGCCCAGGAGCTGGCCCGTGTATTCCGGAGCGAGCTGATCCTCTGCCACGCCTACCAGGTCGTGGTGCCCATGATGGCCGAGCTCCCACCTCAGATCCTGCAGGACATGTGGACGGCCCAGCGCCGAGGCGCGACGCGACGCCTCGACGCGCTCGCCCGGACCGTTCGAAGCGCGCGGATCCGGGTCTCCACGCTGCTGCTCGAAGGGCCACCGGCGACGGCGATCGTCCGCGCGGCGAAGCAGAAGCGCGCGGGCCTCCTCGTGCTCGGCACCCACGGCCGGACGGGCGTCACCCGGATGCTGCTGGGGAGCGTCGCCGAGCGCGTGGTGAGGACCGCGCGGTGCCCGGTGCTGACGGTGGGCACCGGCGGGCGCTGA